In Anaerolineae bacterium, the sequence TAATTTTGAAGAAGAAATTCGGATTCGTTTAACCAGCACAGCATTTATAAAGCAGGTTATTGAGGACCAAACGATAAAGATATCTACAAAAATATTTCTTTTTGAAGAGCTGTCAACCCTTGGTGAGGCAGAGTTTTTTCTACTCTTGAATAAAGGCCCTTTCAGTGCAGCAGAATCTACACGTATAGGGAAATTGGTGCTTCGTAATAATTGGAGGAAAATCACTGATACTATAGCTGATAAAATATCTACAAGAACAGATTTGGAACCAGCTTTAGCGGAGTGTCAATCTCTTTTGGGCTTTTTTAAAAGGTTGAGCTTGTCACTCTCAGGCCATCTTTCTGAATCCATTTCAAAAGAAGAATGGTGGTCTGCATTTACAGAACTATGCTACACCCTATATTCAAATGGTCCAACAGATATGGGATTGTGGGGAAGAGCTGGTGGCAAAAACTATGACTTGCCCACAAAAGTTACAGGACGGGAAATTTGGGTAAATACTATAAATAAGATGCGAAATGGAATTGCCGATGTTGATGCCCAGAAACTGTTACAAGAGATGCTAAAGGACTACCCTTCTAACGCTGAATTGAGACAACTAAATAAAACCAGTAGGTAAATTATGAAAAATAGCAATTGTATACTAGTGCTCACAGCGCTCTCGATAGAAAGAGATGCTGTAATCAGTCACTTAGCTGATGTTAAATTAGAAAAGCACCCTGAAGTTGGTACGGATTACCATCGTGGATTTTATGCAAGCCCATCGGGTAATATCGATGTGGTTGTAGGACGAACAGATCAAACCAACATCAATGCAGCATTGGAAACTGAAAGGGGCCTTCAATACTACAAACCATCCCATGCCTTTTATGTCGGTGTTGCCGGCGGTTTAAAGGATGTAAAAGTGGGCGACATAGTTATAGGCTCTGACGTTATCGGTTACGAACGCGGTAGAGCGGAGGATGATGAATTCAAGCCAAGACCGCAGTTCGGAGCATCTTCTTATGATCTCGATCGTGCTGCAAACTCTTTTGCAAGCAGTAGTTCATGGAAAGCAATTGCAACCTCATTGGTAGATACTCGGTTCGCACCAGAAATTTCGATTTTCTCAGGCACAATTGCTTCGGGCGAAAAAGTGGATGCATCCTATAAATCTAGCCTACATAAGCATATTAAGGTAAATGCAAGTCATGCACTTGCGATTGAAATGGAGGGATTAGGTTTTCTGAGAGTTTGCATGACACGTCCAGCTGTAAAAAGCTTATTGCTAAGAGGGATTTCTGACTTAGTGAATGACAAAGGAGAAATGGATGGTAAGGGCTCTCAGACTTACGCTTCTAAAAATGTTGCAGCGTTCTTTTTTGGCCTGATCTCAGAACTTGATCTTATCGATGTTAAAAAGGAAATTTCAAAAACTCAACAGTTATTCGAAATCGCGTGCAAGCTTTACCCCAGAGGAATTGAAGATAGAAAAATATGGGAAAGAGCCGAGGGGGATCTCTCACTGGTGAATCTGAATGCACAGGGAAAAGGGCAATGGTTTGAAGCTATCAAGTTGATTGAACTAGGTGGTGGTGGAACTGAGATTACACTAAATAGTCTTATTAAAGTGATGCTGGAAGATTTTAACCAGAATAAAGATTTGCTGAGAATTTTAAGCCCTGCACTGCATTTCCGCCAGTGAGCTGACCGGATTGAACACTTTAAACCATTATTGCAACAAATGTATGAAAAGACCATCACCAATTGCATTGAGCCCATCAAAAAGCAGCAAATCTGCCATGCCAGAGTGTGTTGCTTGTGTCTTCAGCAACTTGGGGGAAAATTATCTCCCAGTGAAGGAAAACATTGAATTGCTTTTCACGCACGGATTCTCGATATTCTTACTTATGGGAAGCTGATAGAGGAAAAAGCCATTAAGGAAAAATAAAAAAGCACTCTAAGCATAGGGTTTATGGGTTATATTTTTTAACACGCACATACACTGAAGAAAATTTATGGGCAGAAAGATATGAAAAGGAACTGAGAAGGCAGGCAGATGAAACTGACGGATAATGAGATAAGAGATATTAATCGGTATCTGGAGGAAGGCAAAGCGCTGCCGGAGAAGTATCGGTTTTTGCTGTTTGAGGATAAGCGGGAAGTGGAGCTTGTTTGGAATGGCAAGACCAGTGAGGTTTGCAATGTGGTTTTGCCGTTTCAGGTGATCGAGCAGGTTGATGAGCCGCGTGAGGAGAAAGCCGTCAAATTGCAGATGGACCTTTTTGACATGCAGACCGGCAGGCAGATCAAGGGTTGGAACAATAAGTTGATCTGGGGCGATAACAAGCTGATTCTGTCCTCGCTGAAAAACGGGCCGCTTAGAGAAGAGATCGAAGCCCAGGATGGTATCAAGCTGATCTATATTGACCCGCCCTTTGATGTGGGGGCGGATTTTTCAATGGATATCGAGATCGGCGGCGAAACCCTGACCAAAAAACCAGGAATACTGGAAGAAATCGCCTACCGCGACACCTGGGGCAAAGGCGCGGATTCTTTTATTGCTATGATTTATGAGAGGCTGGTGCTGATGCGGGATCTGCTGGCGGAAGATGGTAGTATTTATGTGCATTGTGACTGGAGAGTCACTGCTTATGTTAGAAATGTAATGGATGAAATTTTTGGGTTAACAAATTTTAAGAATGAGATTATTTGGAAACGAGGAACTGTAAAAGGGGCAAAAGCAACAGGTAACCAATTGGCTCGTAATCATGACTCTATAATTTATTTCAGCAAGTCTGATAAATATATATATAACAGACAATATTTAGATTTTAATGAAGAATATAAATCACGTTTTAATAAAAATGATAATGATGGCAAAGGTCCGTACAGGGATGACCAACCTATAGGAACTCGTTCTGTTAAATCAATTGAAGATATGAAAAAAACAGGGAAAGTTTTTATAGGAAAAAATGGAAAGTTAAAAATTAAAACTTACCTTAATGACCTTGCAGGAGTTGTTTTGGATGACAATTGGTTGGATGTTTCCGAAGTTAACGTAATGTCAAATGAAAGAGTTTTTTACCCTACTCAAAAACCAGAAAAATTATTAGAACGCATTATCGAAGCCTCATCTAATGAAGGCGATATCATCGCCGACTTCTTCTGCGGCTCCGGCACCACCATGGCCGTTGCCGAAAAACTGAACCGCAAATGGATCGGCACCGACCTTGGCAAATTTGCTATCCATACTACCAGAAAGCGCATGATCGGCGTACAGCGGCAGCTCAAAAAAGAGGACAAAAGCTGGCGCGCTTTTGAAATCCTCAACCTGGGAAAATATGAACGCCAGCATTATATCGGCGTTAACCCCAATCTCAGAGAACAGGAAAAGCAGAAACAATTGGAAGCCAAAGAAAAAGATTTCCTCAATCTTATCCTCCACGCCTACCGTGCCGAAGCGGTCAGTCAGTTCAAAACCTTTCAGGGCAAAAAGGCAGGGCGTTTGGTAGCGGTGGGTCCTGTAAATCTGCCAGTTACCCGCCTGTTTGTGGAAGAAATCATTCTTGAATGCCGTCAAAAGCATATTACCCGGGTGGATATTCTCGGCTTTGAGTTCGAAATGGGGTTGTTCCCTAATATCCTGGACGAAGCCAAAACCAAGGGGATTGATCTGGCTATGAAATACATTCCACGGGATGTATTTGACAAGCGGGCAGTGGAGAAGAATCAGGTGGTGTTTCATGATGTGTCGTTTATTGAAGTTAAACCACATTTTGGCAAGGGTAAAAACAAACACAGCATTGCCGTGGAATTGACCGATTTTTCCGTCTTTTATTCGCAGGATGCTAAAGGCGCTGATGAAAGCCTGCAGAAAGGCAAGAGCAAGGTGATTGTGGACAAGGGGCAGGTGGTCAAGATCAGCAAAGACAAAAACGGCGTTGTCAGCCGCGAGGTGTTGACGCAGAATTGGACAGACTGGATCGATTACTGGGCTGTTGACTTTAATTTTGAGAGTAAAAAGGAAATAGTGCGGGTAAAAAGAGAACCCGATGCGCAGATACATCTTGACGGCAGTGCAGATCCGGTTCAACTGAAGTTTGGCGATCATGAAGAAGTCTGGACAGGCGATTATGTGTTTGAAAATGAGTGGCAGACCTTCCGCACCAAAAAAGACCGTTCTCTGGAACTGAAAAGCGTGTTCCGGGAATGCCCGCTAGGGAGGCGCAAGATCGCAGTCAAGGTGGTGGACATCTTCGGCAATGACACCATGAAGATAGTGGAAGTGACAGTGGGAGGGAAATAGTCATGACAAAAAAGATAAATGTTAAAAATACGGAGATAACCATCATTTCCGTAAATGATGAAGATTATATTTCTCTGACAGATATGCTCAAAGCGAAAGATGGGGATTTTTTTATATCAGATTGGCTTAGAAATAGAAATACCGTTGAGTTTTTAGGTATATGGGAGCGTATATATAATCCCAATTTTAATTATGGCGAATATGCCATAATTAAAAATCAGGCCGGCTTAAATAACTATAAAATTAGCGTAAAAGAATGGGCAGCCAAAACAAATGCAATTGGACTGACGGCAAAAGCGGGCAGATATGGAGGAACATATGCTCATAAAGACATTGCATTTGAATTTGGAATGTGGATTAGCGCTGAGTTCAAAATATACCTGATCAAGGAATTCCAGCGGCTTAAAGACGAAGAACAAAAGCAGCTTGGATGGGATATCAAACGGAACCTGACTAAAATTAACTACCGGATTCATACCGATGCCATCAAAAAGAATCTCATTCCACCGGAGCTGACAAGCCGGCAGATTAATCTTGTTTATGCATCTGAAGCAGATATTTTGAATATGGCATTGTTTGGTATGACTTCAGGACAGTGGCGGGACG encodes:
- a CDS encoding 5'-methylthioadenosine/S-adenosylhomocysteine nucleosidase, giving the protein MKNSNCILVLTALSIERDAVISHLADVKLEKHPEVGTDYHRGFYASPSGNIDVVVGRTDQTNINAALETERGLQYYKPSHAFYVGVAGGLKDVKVGDIVIGSDVIGYERGRAEDDEFKPRPQFGASSYDLDRAANSFASSSSWKAIATSLVDTRFAPEISIFSGTIASGEKVDASYKSSLHKHIKVNASHALAIEMEGLGFLRVCMTRPAVKSLLLRGISDLVNDKGEMDGKGSQTYASKNVAAFFFGLISELDLIDVKKEISKTQQLFEIACKLYPRGIEDRKIWERAEGDLSLVNLNAQGKGQWFEAIKLIELGGGGTEITLNSLIKVMLEDFNQNKDLLRILSPALHFRQ
- a CDS encoding site-specific DNA-methyltransferase, yielding MKLTDNEIRDINRYLEEGKALPEKYRFLLFEDKREVELVWNGKTSEVCNVVLPFQVIEQVDEPREEKAVKLQMDLFDMQTGRQIKGWNNKLIWGDNKLILSSLKNGPLREEIEAQDGIKLIYIDPPFDVGADFSMDIEIGGETLTKKPGILEEIAYRDTWGKGADSFIAMIYERLVLMRDLLAEDGSIYVHCDWRVTAYVRNVMDEIFGLTNFKNEIIWKRGTVKGAKATGNQLARNHDSIIYFSKSDKYIYNRQYLDFNEEYKSRFNKNDNDGKGPYRDDQPIGTRSVKSIEDMKKTGKVFIGKNGKLKIKTYLNDLAGVVLDDNWLDVSEVNVMSNERVFYPTQKPEKLLERIIEASSNEGDIIADFFCGSGTTMAVAEKLNRKWIGTDLGKFAIHTTRKRMIGVQRQLKKEDKSWRAFEILNLGKYERQHYIGVNPNLREQEKQKQLEAKEKDFLNLILHAYRAEAVSQFKTFQGKKAGRLVAVGPVNLPVTRLFVEEIILECRQKHITRVDILGFEFEMGLFPNILDEAKTKGIDLAMKYIPRDVFDKRAVEKNQVVFHDVSFIEVKPHFGKGKNKHSIAVELTDFSVFYSQDAKGADESLQKGKSKVIVDKGQVVKISKDKNGVVSREVLTQNWTDWIDYWAVDFNFESKKEIVRVKREPDAQIHLDGSADPVQLKFGDHEEVWTGDYVFENEWQTFRTKKDRSLELKSVFRECPLGRRKIAVKVVDIFGNDTMKIVEVTVGGK
- a CDS encoding KilA-N domain-containing protein translates to MTKKINVKNTEITIISVNDEDYISLTDMLKAKDGDFFISDWLRNRNTVEFLGIWERIYNPNFNYGEYAIIKNQAGLNNYKISVKEWAAKTNAIGLTAKAGRYGGTYAHKDIAFEFGMWISAEFKIYLIKEFQRLKDEEQKQLGWDIKRNLTKINYRIHTDAIKKNLIPPELTSRQINLVYASEADILNMALFGMTSGQWRDANPDKKGNIRDYANVSQLVCLSNLENLNALFINEGISQSKRLAKLNQVAIQQMRLLIDDSGVRKLEGGK